A stretch of Arachis hypogaea cultivar Tifrunner chromosome 15, arahy.Tifrunner.gnm2.J5K5, whole genome shotgun sequence DNA encodes these proteins:
- the LOC140179282 gene encoding replication protein A 70 kDa DNA-binding subunit A-like gives MDMLNKINPEKEAWILKVKGCKIQATVWKTMIYRFKELLSEGQVYVMKLFSVVPNQGSYRATRHQFKLIFQFRTTVRADTCDFIPKTTLTICPFTELLNTKEDFDFLVDVLGLLVSVSEDKEYDKDGKKMKKAVMELAENDYRIRCALFGEYFDELNRSLSFGYAEQLVVVLQLAKVKVFRGLYHVPFISFVSLI, from the exons ATGGATATGCTCAATAAGATTAATCCAGAGAAGGAAGCATGGATCCTCAAAGTTAAG GGGTGCAAGATACAAGCTACTGTTTGGAAGACTATGATTTATAGGTTCAAAGAACTTCTCTCCGAGGGTCAAGTATATGTCATGAAGCTCTTCTCTGTTGTGCCAAACCAAGGATCTTATAGGGCCACTAGGCATCAGTTTAAGTTGATTTTCCAATTCAGGACCACTGTCAGGGCTGATACATGCGATTTTATTCCAAAAACTACTCTTACAATCTGTCCTTTCACTGAACTTTTGAATACCAAAGAGGATTTTGATTTCTTAGTTG ATGTGTTGGGTCTGTTGGTCTCTGTGTCAGAAGACAAAGAATATGATAAGGatggaaagaagatgaagaaggctGTGATGGAACTTGCTGAAAATGA TTATAGGATTCGGTGTGCCTTATTTGGTGAATATTTTGATGAACTTAATCGATCTCTATCTTTTGGGTATGCTGAACAGCTAGTTGTGGTTTTACAACTTGCCAAAGTTAAGGTTTTTAGAGGTTTGTATCATGTACCTTTCATTTCATTTGTGTCACTTATCTGA